The Planktothrix sp. FACHB-1365 genome includes a region encoding these proteins:
- a CDS encoding sulfotransferase: MLHHRYLYLTGLPCSGMFFVSQLLAQHPEIHSDYLRSPLCDLLLNFRDFLTTNPELINQLNQDFQGTMERSLLGMRGFINGWSEPISQPWIVDFNPQWLEHLELVHLIDPNFKMVVFVRELGQIYGAIETQHQKTLLLDFPEKLASLSRAERAQQLFIPPGIIGSGLKALEQIQDLEISLQDRLFYVVYEHLMTNPQEVLTELFTWLNLQPITPNLTLIHFELSNYSQSFGKYVEEPYNPHQPLINYPLPKRFETTIKQNFTWFYQTFYPGLL; this comes from the coding sequence ATGCTTCATCATCGTTACCTTTATTTAACCGGACTCCCTTGCTCTGGGATGTTTTTTGTCAGTCAACTGTTAGCTCAACATCCTGAAATTCATAGTGATTATTTGCGATCGCCTCTTTGTGATTTACTGCTGAACTTTCGCGATTTTTTGACCACTAACCCCGAATTAATTAACCAATTAAATCAAGACTTTCAGGGGACAATGGAGCGATCACTCTTAGGAATGAGAGGGTTTATCAACGGATGGTCTGAACCGATTTCTCAACCTTGGATTGTTGATTTTAATCCCCAATGGTTGGAGCATTTAGAGTTAGTTCATTTAATTGATCCTAATTTTAAAATGGTCGTTTTTGTCAGAGAATTAGGTCAAATCTATGGAGCAATAGAAACCCAACATCAAAAAACATTACTATTAGATTTTCCTGAAAAATTAGCCTCTCTTTCACGAGCAGAACGCGCTCAACAATTATTCATCCCTCCAGGGATTATCGGTTCAGGTCTCAAGGCTTTAGAACAAATCCAAGACTTAGAAATTAGTTTACAAGATCGGTTATTTTATGTCGTTTACGAGCATTTAATGACAAATCCTCAAGAAGTGTTAACAGAATTATTCACCTGGTTAAACCTCCAACCCATTACACCGAATTTAACCTTAATTCATTTTGAATTATCTAATTATTCTCAGTCTTTTGGTAAATATGTCGAAGAACCTTACAATCCCCATCAGCCATTAATTAATTATCCGCTACCCAAGCGTTTTGAAACCACAATTAAACAGAATTTTACTTGGTTTTATCAAACGTTTTACCCCGGTTTATTGTAA
- a CDS encoding GNAT family N-acetyltransferase translates to MTLNPLILHQGCSLTLKRTTPDDADFLFEKMYSCYEFMRLFRLNDTAKTVEEVREKLITRSRLTPAESGYLECLMIHKHHGIIGIIAAADYSALHKRAELLIGIFEEKYRSIFYGIESCILMGDLIFNAYHLHRFYAYSYGYNHPAHTVLTKTGFQLEGIMKEHLYDPVSQQYVDLHIYGMNETQMRQNPRISRLSKRLVGRDITQPLTAPLPPPDESKIPGLGRISPSENQPYFAKSGTLKRISS, encoded by the coding sequence ATGACTTTAAATCCTCTCATTCTGCATCAAGGATGTTCTCTAACCCTCAAACGCACAACTCCAGATGATGCTGATTTTCTATTTGAAAAAATGTATTCTTGTTATGAGTTTATGCGTTTATTTCGTTTGAATGATACAGCAAAAACCGTAGAAGAAGTTAGAGAAAAATTAATCACAAGATCCCGTTTAACACCTGCTGAAAGTGGTTATTTAGAATGTTTAATGATTCATAAACATCATGGCATAATTGGAATTATTGCCGCCGCCGACTATAGCGCTCTCCATAAAAGGGCTGAACTGTTAATTGGAATTTTTGAAGAAAAATATCGTTCTATTTTCTATGGAATTGAGAGTTGTATATTAATGGGAGATTTAATTTTTAATGCCTATCATTTACATCGTTTTTATGCCTATAGTTATGGTTATAATCATCCCGCCCATACAGTTTTAACCAAAACAGGATTTCAATTAGAAGGCATCATGAAAGAACATTTATATGATCCTGTGAGTCAACAATATGTTGATCTGCACATTTATGGCATGAATGAAACTCAGATGCGACAAAATCCTCGGATTTCTCGTTTATCTAAACGATTAGTCGGACGTGATATTACCCAACCTTTAACAGCACCCCTTCCTCCTCCTGATGAATCAAAAATTCCGGGTCTGGGTCGTATTTCCCCATCAGAAAATCAACCTTATTTTGCTAAATCAGGAACACTTAAACGAATAAGTTCTTAA
- a CDS encoding mechanosensitive ion channel family protein, with protein sequence MSAEISTAWDKVQEMINDFIILLPNLVLAFIVFFIFLFIARTIKQMVRRFTQNRRHARNLGLVLGRLAQGTTVLVGLFIALSIIIPSLKAGDLVQLLGISGVAIGFAFRDILQNFLAGILILLTEPFQINDQIVFKDFEGTVENIQTRATTIRTYDGRRIVIPNSELFTNSIIVNTAFDNRRLEYDVGIGYGDNIEQARRLILEAMGETEGVLQQPEPDAIVVDLAESTVNIRARWWIQPPRRADALDLQDKVLTAIKNKLVSQGIDLAFPTQVILFHDQTEENDGNRSRQREGWPAGKGEVPQTRSIGGSLRKLIELQSQQNGNSKTE encoded by the coding sequence ATGAGTGCTGAAATATCAACTGCTTGGGATAAGGTACAGGAGATGATTAATGATTTTATCATTCTCTTACCGAATCTTGTCTTAGCATTTATTGTTTTCTTTATTTTCTTGTTTATTGCTAGAACAATTAAACAGATGGTGAGACGTTTTACTCAAAATCGTCGCCATGCTCGTAATTTAGGGTTAGTTTTAGGACGATTAGCACAAGGAACAACAGTTCTGGTCGGTTTATTTATCGCATTATCGATTATTATTCCTTCTTTGAAAGCGGGAGATTTAGTTCAATTATTGGGTATTAGTGGGGTAGCAATTGGGTTCGCCTTTCGAGATATTTTACAGAATTTCTTGGCGGGTATTTTGATTTTATTAACTGAACCCTTCCAAATTAATGATCAAATTGTGTTTAAGGATTTTGAGGGAACTGTCGAAAATATTCAAACGAGAGCAACAACGATTAGAACCTATGATGGTCGTAGAATTGTGATTCCTAATTCAGAACTATTTACAAATTCAATTATCGTGAATACTGCCTTTGATAACCGTCGTTTAGAATACGATGTTGGTATTGGGTATGGAGATAATATTGAACAAGCAAGACGGTTAATATTAGAAGCTATGGGCGAAACGGAAGGGGTATTACAACAACCTGAACCTGATGCAATTGTTGTGGATTTAGCTGAAAGTACCGTCAATATTCGAGCACGTTGGTGGATTCAACCTCCCCGTCGAGCAGATGCTTTAGACTTACAAGATAAGGTGTTAACAGCGATTAAAAATAAGCTGGTTTCTCAGGGAATTGACTTAGCATTTCCGACTCAAGTTATTCTATTTCATGACCAAACTGAAGAAAATGATGGCAACCGTTCTCGACAACGGGAAGGATGGCCAGCCGGAAAAGGTGAAGTTCCCCAAACACGAAGTATTGGAGGTTCTTTACGAAAATTAATCGAATTACAATCTCAACAAAATGGCAATTCTAAAACAGAATAA